In Sporosarcina sp. PTS2304, a genomic segment contains:
- a CDS encoding MotE family protein: MAKSKKKKEVEDIEVEEKKSFGFFQILLAWIIIPLMFTTAVVLIIAKVADVNVFDQAKEWSAKIPFLEEKAPDEKVEGDLILEERVISLQAEIQEKEAQLFEVQDELTQVKDSNEALEIEKEKLNEEIEKLKLEQSESKRDFKEIVTTYEQMSAKSAAPVITKMGDAEAVQILSSLKPATLASILEKMSPEEAAKYTSMLTK; this comes from the coding sequence GTGGCTAAATCTAAAAAAAAGAAAGAAGTCGAAGACATAGAAGTTGAAGAAAAAAAGTCATTCGGCTTTTTTCAAATTTTGCTTGCCTGGATTATTATACCTTTGATGTTTACAACAGCCGTCGTATTGATTATTGCAAAAGTAGCCGATGTAAATGTTTTTGATCAAGCGAAGGAATGGTCTGCCAAAATACCATTTTTAGAAGAAAAAGCACCCGACGAGAAAGTGGAGGGAGATTTGATCCTGGAGGAACGGGTCATTTCATTGCAGGCGGAAATACAAGAAAAAGAAGCTCAATTGTTTGAAGTGCAAGATGAACTGACACAAGTAAAAGACTCAAACGAAGCATTGGAAATTGAGAAAGAAAAATTAAATGAAGAAATTGAAAAACTTAAACTTGAACAAAGCGAATCTAAAAGAGACTTTAAGGAAATTGTGACTACTTATGAACAAATGTCTGCAAAATCAGCAGCGCCAGTAATTACAAAAATGGGAGATGCGGAAGCAGTACAAATTTTATCGAGTTTAAAACCTGCGACTTTAGCATCCATACTTGAGAAAATGTCACCAGAAGAAGCGGCTAAATATACTTCAATGCTAACAAAGTAG
- the fliH gene encoding flagellar assembly protein FliH: MSNLFRSERTVVDQDQVKEISIRSLLEEPVEIAEEPITHGMVFAERNRMMAEIQQRSDIADAEIEQRMARAAADIESMHAAWASEKEQLQQAAYDEGFQAGFEDGRNKATADMREMIDAANETTTLSYQNATQYLINQERVILDIAIRSAEQIINKAVEDDDETYLSIVRKGIKEAQEMKEIKLFVPTEYFKMVTHNRAELASIFPPETPFLIFVNEDFSATDCFIETNHGRIVVSVDEQLNELKEQLVKIMESGV; the protein is encoded by the coding sequence TTGTCTAATCTATTTCGTTCTGAGCGTACAGTAGTAGATCAAGATCAGGTAAAGGAAATTTCTATCCGAAGTTTACTTGAAGAACCTGTCGAAATTGCTGAAGAACCTATCACACACGGTATGGTGTTCGCAGAGCGTAATCGAATGATGGCTGAAATCCAGCAACGCAGTGATATTGCGGATGCGGAAATTGAGCAACGAATGGCAAGAGCAGCTGCGGATATTGAATCTATGCATGCTGCGTGGGCTAGTGAAAAGGAACAACTTCAGCAAGCGGCGTACGATGAAGGCTTTCAAGCGGGCTTTGAAGATGGACGTAATAAAGCAACAGCAGATATGCGAGAAATGATTGATGCAGCTAACGAAACAACAACATTATCGTATCAAAACGCCACACAATATTTAATCAATCAAGAACGAGTAATTTTGGATATTGCGATTCGTTCGGCTGAACAGATTATTAATAAAGCAGTAGAAGACGATGATGAGACTTATTTATCCATCGTCCGTAAAGGGATCAAGGAAGCTCAGGAGATGAAAGAGATCAAATTATTTGTACCTACTGAATACTTTAAAATGGTCACGCATAACCGTGCAGAATTAGCATCCATTTTCCCTCCTGAAACTCCATTTTTAATTTTTGTGAATGAAGACTTTTCTGCAACAGACTGTTTTATCGAGACAAATCATGGTCGTATCGTCGTCAGTGTAGATGAGCAATTAAATGAATTGAAAGAACAGCTTGTCAAAATTATGGAAAGTGGTGTGTAA
- the fliG gene encoding flagellar motor switch protein FliG, with protein MVKKDKDMSGKQKAALLLISLGPEVSASVYKHLNEEEIERLTLEISGVKKVESSVKEEIIEEFHNIALAQDYISQGGIGYAKTVLEKALGKDHAQAIINRLTSSLQVKPFDFARRAEPSQILNFIQNEHPQTIALILSYLEAEQAGLILSSLPQEMQADIAKRIATMESTSPEVISEIEAVLERKLSSTVTQDYTETGGVDAVVEVLNGVDRSTEKTILDALEIQDPELAEEIRKRMFVFEDIITLDNRSIQRVIRDCENEDLILAMKVSSEEVKEILFKNMSQRMAESFQEEMEVMGPVRLRDVEEAQSRIVGIIRRLEDAGEIIIARGGGDDIIV; from the coding sequence TTGGTTAAGAAGGATAAAGACATGTCAGGAAAACAAAAGGCAGCCTTATTGTTAATTTCATTAGGTCCTGAAGTATCAGCTTCGGTTTATAAACATTTAAATGAAGAGGAGATTGAACGGTTAACGTTAGAAATTTCTGGCGTTAAAAAGGTTGAATCCTCCGTCAAGGAAGAGATCATTGAAGAGTTTCATAATATAGCATTAGCGCAGGATTACATTTCACAAGGCGGGATTGGTTATGCCAAAACTGTATTGGAAAAAGCTCTAGGTAAAGATCATGCCCAAGCGATTATTAATCGTCTGACTTCTTCTCTTCAAGTTAAGCCTTTTGATTTTGCTAGACGTGCGGAACCTTCGCAAATCTTAAACTTTATCCAAAATGAACACCCGCAAACGATTGCACTCATTCTTTCTTATTTAGAAGCAGAGCAAGCGGGTTTGATTTTATCTTCTCTGCCGCAGGAAATGCAAGCAGATATAGCGAAAAGAATAGCGACGATGGAATCGACTTCTCCGGAAGTAATCAGTGAAATTGAAGCGGTGTTAGAACGTAAACTCTCTTCTACTGTCACACAGGATTATACAGAGACTGGTGGAGTAGATGCAGTTGTTGAAGTTCTTAATGGAGTCGATCGTTCGACAGAGAAAACCATTCTCGATGCGCTTGAAATTCAGGATCCAGAGTTAGCTGAAGAAATTCGTAAAAGAATGTTTGTCTTTGAAGATATCATTACGCTGGATAATCGTTCCATTCAGCGCGTAATACGAGATTGTGAGAATGAAGATTTAATTCTAGCGATGAAAGTTTCAAGCGAAGAAGTTAAAGAAATTTTATTCAAAAACATGTCTCAACGTATGGCAGAGTCTTTCCAAGAGGAAATGGAAGTAATGGGCCCTGTTCGTCTGCGAGATGTTGAAGAAGCGCAATCCAGAATTGTTGGTATTATACGTAGACTAGAAGATGCAGGAGAAATAATTATTGCCCGTGGCGGAGGAGATGACATCATTGTCTAA
- the fliI gene encoding flagellar protein export ATPase FliI, protein MKKYGRVIRVVGLMIESQGPASSIGDVCFIHLNVPEEGRSVIQAEVVGFREEIVMLMPYTDIRNISSGCLVETLGKPLEVKVGMNLLGQVLDSLGQPIDYSALPKGLATVRTENSPPNVLTRPTINEKLAVGVKAIDGMLTVGSGQRVGIFAGSGVGKSTLLGMIARNTEADINIIALIGERGREVREFIDRDLGPEGLKKTIVVAATSDQPALMRIKGAFTATAIAEYFRDKGLNVMLMMDSVTRVAMAQREIGLAVGEPPATRGYTPSVFAILPKLLERSGTNELGAITAFYTVLVDGDDMNEPIADAVRGILDGHIVLDRTLANKGQYPAINVLKSVSRLMNHIADPEHKKAAAKLRELYYAYDKAEDLINIGAYKKGTSKEIDEAIEFEPLITRFLKQAYDENVSLEDTVNEMIALASGGAAR, encoded by the coding sequence ATGAAAAAGTACGGCCGAGTGATTCGAGTAGTCGGTCTGATGATAGAATCACAAGGCCCTGCTTCTTCTATCGGGGATGTTTGTTTTATTCACTTAAACGTACCGGAGGAAGGGCGTTCTGTTATTCAAGCGGAAGTTGTTGGGTTTCGCGAGGAAATTGTGATGCTTATGCCGTATACCGACATTCGTAATATTTCCAGCGGATGTTTAGTAGAGACACTGGGTAAACCTCTTGAAGTGAAAGTGGGTATGAATTTATTAGGACAAGTACTGGATTCTTTAGGCCAACCAATAGATTATAGTGCGCTGCCAAAAGGTTTAGCTACCGTACGGACAGAAAATAGCCCACCTAATGTTTTGACGCGGCCAACGATTAATGAAAAATTGGCTGTTGGAGTTAAAGCGATTGATGGTATGCTGACTGTAGGGAGCGGTCAACGTGTCGGGATCTTCGCAGGTTCTGGTGTTGGGAAAAGTACGTTGCTAGGTATGATTGCACGTAACACGGAAGCGGATATTAATATAATTGCGCTGATTGGTGAGCGAGGACGCGAGGTTCGGGAGTTTATCGACCGTGACTTAGGACCAGAAGGTTTAAAGAAAACAATTGTAGTAGCTGCGACATCCGATCAGCCGGCGCTTATGCGGATCAAAGGGGCATTTACTGCTACTGCTATCGCCGAATACTTTAGAGATAAAGGTCTTAATGTTATGTTGATGATGGACTCTGTTACCCGTGTAGCAATGGCTCAACGTGAAATCGGCTTAGCTGTTGGCGAACCGCCGGCGACACGAGGGTACACACCATCAGTTTTTGCTATATTGCCTAAGTTGCTTGAACGAAGCGGTACTAATGAATTGGGAGCAATTACTGCATTCTACACAGTTCTTGTAGACGGTGATGATATGAATGAGCCGATTGCCGATGCTGTGCGAGGAATTTTAGATGGACATATCGTGTTGGATAGAACACTCGCAAATAAAGGACAATATCCTGCCATCAACGTTCTAAAAAGTGTTAGCCGTTTAATGAATCATATTGCCGATCCCGAACATAAAAAAGCTGCAGCGAAATTGCGTGAATTATATTATGCCTATGATAAAGCGGAAGATTTAATCAACATTGGGGCTTATAAAAAAGGAACTTCAAAGGAAATTGATGAAGCGATAGAGTTTGAACCTCTCATCACGAGATTTTTAAAACAAGCTTACGATGAAAATGTCAGTTTAGAAGACACTGTGAATGAAATGATTGCTTTAGCTTCTGGAGGTGCGGCTAGATGA
- the fliJ gene encoding flagellar export protein FliJ translates to MTSYKYRFEKVLTLREQERDETEMAYKEAIQQFEEIATELYNQMKKKEETLEEQQQRMATGFSIDDLHHYSRFIDMLEVKIDQTQQEVMKSRSKMNWYEAQLLEKNIEVKKFEKMKEIGKEKYDAEMEHVEANRIDELSTIKFRSKEDRW, encoded by the coding sequence ATGACTTCTTATAAGTATCGTTTTGAAAAAGTGTTGACGTTACGTGAACAAGAGCGCGATGAGACAGAGATGGCATATAAAGAAGCCATTCAGCAGTTCGAGGAAATTGCGACAGAATTATATAATCAAATGAAAAAAAAAGAAGAAACATTGGAAGAACAGCAACAAAGAATGGCTACAGGCTTCTCTATTGACGACTTGCATCACTATTCACGCTTTATCGATATGTTGGAAGTGAAAATTGATCAAACACAACAAGAAGTAATGAAATCTCGTTCGAAAATGAATTGGTATGAAGCACAGCTGTTGGAAAAAAATATTGAAGTAAAAAAATTCGAAAAAATGAAAGAAATAGGTAAAGAAAAATATGATGCCGAAATGGAACATGTAGAAGCAAATCGAATAGATGAACTATCAACGATAAAATTTCGCTCAAAAGAAGATAGGTGGTAA